In Luteitalea sp., the DNA window AGCGCGCGGCAGGCTTCTACGAGTCGATTGCCGAGCGACTGCACGCGGTGCCAGGCGTTGCCCGCGCGGCGTTGTCGACGCACCTGCCGCTCGAATGGATCAACAACGGCGAGCGCCTGTTCGTCGAGGGTGTGGAGCAAGGCGCCGTTCGCTTCAAGCGCGTCGATCCCGGGTATTTCGAGGCGTTCGACATTCCCTTTGCAGCCGGCCGCGGCATCAGCCGCCGCGATCGCGGAGGCGCCCGGCGGGTCATCGTCATCAACGAAGCCCTGGCGAGGCGTCTGGTCGACGTCGCTGGCATGAAGGACGCTGTCGGGCAGACGGTGAACCTCACGTGTCCCGCTTACGCAGAGGAAGATTCCATCAAGGCGCCCTTCGAAATCGTCGGGGTGATCCGCAGTGAGCGCGTTGACGTGCCTTGGCAGCCAGACCCGCCAGTGGTCTACGTCCCGTTGGCGCAGGTTCCCTCGCGGGGCGTCAAGCTGGTCGTCCGCACGGAGCCAGACGCGGCATCCATCATGCCTAGCATCCGCGAAGCGGTCGGGCAGGTCGATTCGAACCTCCCGCTCGGAGACGTGGCGACGATGAGCCAGGTGCAGGCGCGGACGCTGTCGGCCGCCAGCCGTCCAGCGTCGGTCATTGGCGCGTTTGCCTTCGTGGCCTCGCTGCTTGCCGCGCTCGGCTTGTACGGTGTCCTGGCGCATGCGGTCACGCTGCAGCGAGGCGAGATCGGCATCCGCATGGCGCTCGGCGCGCAGCCGCGGAACGTCCTTTCCCAGGTGTTGCGGAGCGCCGGTTCGATGGTCGCGGCCGGGCTCGTCCTTGGGCTGATCGGCGCCTTCGCGCTGACCCGAGTCCTCGAAAGCCTGCTGTTCCAAGTGTCGCCCGTCGATCCGCTAGCGCTCGCGATGGCCTGTGTCTCGATGATTGCCGTAGGCCTACTGGCGGCTTTTGTTCCCGCCTGCCGAGCGGCGGGCGTCGACCCGGTGACGGTGCTTCGCGAGCAGGGCTGAGGCAAAGGCCCGCCGACACTCCCAGAAGAATACGTTATTATTTCGTAGACATTATAACTTTGACTTACCCGGCGCCGATGGTATGTACTTGGGGTTGACACGGCTCTCGGCTGGATCGCGTGTGGGTCGCCCGAGGGCCGGCTATTTTGAATATCCATGGGCAAGACGCTGCTCGAAAAGGTGTGGGACGCGCATACGGTCCGCACCCTGCCAACCGGTCAAACCCAACTGTTCATCGGGTTACACCTCGTGCACGAGGTGACCACGCCGCAGGCGTTCGCCGAATTGCGCGCTCGCGGCTGGAAGGTGCGCTTCCCCGAGCGCACGTTCGCCACGGTCGACCACATCGTGCCGACGCGCGACCTGGAACGGCCCTTCGCGGACGAGATGGCAGAGGCGATGCTGTCGGCGCTCGAGGTGAACTGCCGTGACTTCGGCGTGCCGCTCTACGGCCTCGGTGATTCACACCAGGGCATCGTCCATGTCATCGGCCCGGAGCTTGGTCTCACGCAGCCTGGGATGACGATTGCCTGCGGCGACTCGCATACCTCCACGCACGGCGCATTCGGTGCCGTGGCCTTCGGCATCGGAACGTCGCAGGTTCGCGACGTGTTGGCATCGCAGTGCCTGGCGCTCGAGCCATTGAAGGTGCGGCGGATCAACGTGAACGGCGTGCTTCGGCGCGGGGTCTACGCGAAGGATGTGATTCTCGAGATCATCCGACGGCTCGGCGTGAAGGGCGGCGTGGGCTACGCCTACGAGCATGCGGGTTCGACGATCACGCGGATGTCGATGGACGAGCGGATGACCATCTGCAACATGTCCATCGAGGGAGGCGCGCGCGTCGGCTACGTCAATCCGGACGACACGACGTTCGCGTTCATGGAGGGGCGCCCATTCACTCCGGTGGGTGAAGGGTTCGATCGCGCTCGCCAGTGGTGGCGCTCGATCGCATCCGACCCTGATGCTTCGTTCGACGATGAGGTGGAGATCGATGCCGGGCGGCTGGCGCCGGTCGTGACATGGGGGCTCAATCCGGGGCAGTCGGTTCACGTGGACGAGCGCATCCCTGGTGCGAACAGCTATCAACCCAACGAGCGCTCCACGGTAAGCGAGGCGCTCTCGTTCATGGGCTTCACGGGCGGGCAAGCCATCACCGGTACGAAGATCGATGTCGCGTTCCTCGGCTCCTGCACCAACTCGCGACTCTCGGATCTCCGCGAGGCCGCGCGCCTCGTGGCAGGCCAGAAGGTGGCGCCACACGTCAAGGCGCTCGTCGTGCCCGGCTCCCAGGGTGTGCGCGCCGCCGCCGAGCAGGAGGGATTGCACGAGGTCTTCAGGCACGCAGGCTTCGAGTGGCGCGGCGCCGGTTGCTCCATGTGTCTCGGCATGAACCCGGACAAGCTGACAGGCCGAGAGATCTGCGCCTCCTCCTCGAACCGCAACTTCAAGGGGAGGATGGGCAGCCCGACCGGGCGTACGCTGCTCATGAGCCCCGCTATGGTCGCCGCGGCGGCAATTGCAGGTGAAGTGGTGGACGTTCGGACGATGCTCGACGCGCCGCGTCGCCCGACCTGAAGGTCGGGCCTACATGCGCATCTTGCCATCAACGGGTGTAGGCCCGACCTTTAGGTCGGGCACATTGAAATGTTGCCATGAGCTCTCCCTCTCCTCGCATCCAACGCCTGACGGGCACGATGCTGCCGCTCCGAGGCCACGACATAGACACGGACCGTATCATCCCGGCGCGGTTCTTGCGCGCGATTACGTTCGAGGGTCTCGATCAGCACGTATTCGAGGACGACCGTGCGTCGACCGATCCGAGCCGCCCGCATCCGTTCGACAACCCGGCGTACCGCGGGGCATCGATCCTCGTCGTGAACCGCAACTTCGGCTGCGGCTCCTCACGTGAGCATGCACCGCAGGCGCTGCGCGGCTGGGGTATTCGTGCCGTGATTGGAGAGTCGTTCTCCGAGATCTTCTTTGGCAATTCGGTCTTGCTTGGCATTCCGTGCTTGACGGTTTCAGCGGAGGACGCGTCCTGGCTGATGGATCTCGCCGAGAGCTCGTCGTCGATGGCCGTCGATGTCGATCTCGAGGCGCTCGCGCTGACCGCCGGTGATCGCGTTGTCGCACTGGGCATGTCGCGCGCCGCGCAAGAGGCCCTTGTCTCCGGCGCGTGGGACGCCACGAACCTGCTTCTGGAGAATCCCGAGCAGGTGAAGGCGACCGCCGCGCGTCTCCCGTACGTCAGCGGCTTTTGATCCTGACACTCGCCGACCGACACGCGAGCGCCGCGCTTCATTCATCTCCCCAGTCCGAGACCGCATTGATAAAGTCCTGGTGCTGGTCGTGCGCTTGATATGGAATACTGTTGGAAGTATAGTTGGTGGTATGAAAGTCAAGACATCGGTGACGCTTTCTGCGGATCTGCTGGAAGCGATTGACCGGGAGGCAGGGAAACAACAGAGCCGTTCCGAGTTCATCGAGTCGGCTTTGAGAACCTTTCTCGGACAGGTGCGTCGCCAGGCACGAGACGCACGTGAGCTCGAGCTGCTGAATCGCCACGCCGACCGCCTCAATGCCGAGGCAGAGGATGTCTTGGAGTATCAGGTGATTCCATGAAGCGCGGGGAGCTCTACCGCGTCCCCCATCCGACTGCCGCAGAACCGAAGCGGTTTCGCGTGTTCGTAGTAGTGAGCCGCCAGACCCTCGTCGATTCGCGCCTTTCTACCGTGATCTGCGCACCGATATACTCACGGCACGACGGGCTCTCGACGCAGGTGGCCGTTGGCGTTGATGAAGGTCTGAAGCACGAGAGCAGTGTTCACTGCGATGAGCTCGTCAGCCTGCCGAAAGCCAGACTGACACGGTTTGTGGGTCGACTCTCGCCCCAAACGCTCCAGGAGGTCGCACGGGCGCTGCAAATCGCGCTCGATATCGAGGACTGAGCCGCGTCGGTCTACAATGATGCTTTGGCGTATCAGTGCGCTTCACACGGGTCCAAAGGAAAGTACACATGTTGCTCGTCAGCCCGGCTCGCATCTTCACGCGTGTCCTGCTTCTCGTTTCAATCACTGCGGTTGCGGCGATGGCCCAGAAGGCGGAGAAGCCCGTTCCCGTTACGGTCTACAAGACCGCTACGTGCGGCTGTTGCGCGAAATGGAACGACCACCTGAGCGCCAACGGCTTCGACGTGACGTCGAAAGACGTGGAATACGACGCGCTCGAGACCATCAAGGACCAGCACAGCGTCCCGGACAGCATGCGCTCCTGCCACACGGCAATCGTTGGTGACTACGTCGTCGAAGGCCACGTTCCCGCCGACGTCGTTCGCAAGCTGTTACAGGAACGGCCGAAGGTGCCGGGCATCGCGGTGCCAGGGATGCCGATGGGATCTCCAGGGATGGAAGGCTTCCGCAAGGATGCCTACGACGTGTTGACCTTCGATGCGCAGGGCAAGACCTCTGTGTTTGCGTCGCGGTAGCATTGACCAACCCCCCGAATCCTGATTACCAAACACCCGGTCCAACCTCCAGGACCCAGCGTGCGTAGTCGATTGTTGAGGCCGTTGAACCGCACGCCAAGACGAAGACCACATGTGCTCGCCGGAGGGGTGCCGGGTGTCGCCTGCGAGGGTTGCGCTCCTGCCGACGCTGTCACGCCGAGGAGGAGGATGCCGATCATCCAGATCTTGTGCACGAATGTCATCGAGCCTCACGAATTGGAGAGCACCGGACCGGCAAGGCGCCCCGGGGCGTCCCGGAAGCCGCGCCTGCGGTCGTGCAGCGAATCGTATACACCAAAGATCATGCGTGCGACGCCTGTCCAGTCGAACATGGCGGCCGTCGCACGGCTGGCCTGGCGAACGAAACAGCGACAGCAACACAGCGCCTACGGTCTCGGTCACTCGCGTGCTCCTCTCGTGCATGGAAGTCGTGGTCCGCTCACGCGCACTTGCCATGTCATCCTTTCTGAGCTCGCATCGCCCTTGTCGCGGAGACCGCCGGTATTGTCAGGCGAGCCGCTGTGACATCGCGGTACGTTTGATAGAGCGGCGCGAGGGCGCGCGGCCAGCTTCTCCCGAGCGTGTAAGCGCGAGCTGCTCGCCCCATGGCGATGCGCTGGTCGCGCTCGCGCGCCAAGAGCACCGCGCGCGAGATCAGGTCGGTTGCCCTTTCGGCCGCGCACACGAACCCGGTCTCGCCTGCCACCATGTTCTCGCGCGGACCACCCTCGTCCGAGACGAGCACCGGGAGGCCAGAAGCCTGCGCCTCCAACACGACGTTGCCGAGCGTGTCCGTCCGGCTCGGAAAGACGAACAGATCGGCCGATGCCATGGCGACCGCGACGTCCTCATGTGAGAGCGCGCCCGTGAACACGGCGTCTGGACAGGCGGTCTCGAGGGCGCGACGCATTGGACCGTCACCGACGAAGACGAAGCGGTAGTCGATACCGGTGGCGCGCAGCGCCTGCATGAGACTCGACACCTGACCGAGCCCCTTCTCCGCAGAGAGCCTGCCCACGTACAGCAGCACTGGTCGATCGTCGGTCACGCCCCACGCCTCACGCATCGCCGCCGATCGTGCCGCTGGCCGGAAGCGCTCCGTGTCCACGCCGCGTGTCCAAATGCGAATCTTCTCGGGGCGCAGCTTTGCAGCGACGAGCAGCGCTCGAGTGGCTTCTGAGGGCACCAGAATCCGCTCGCACTTGCCATATGGCCAGCGCTGATACTCGCGCATGAGGCTGCCAAGACGGGGCGATCCGCTCAGGAGCGCCGTGTACTCGGAGAGCTGCGTGTGAAAGCTCCCGATCATCGGTATCCCGAGTCGCCATTTCACGAACATTGCCGCAAGGCCCACCGGTCCCGGCGTCGTGTAGTGAACCAGGTCGAGGTCGTCCATCTGCGCGTGGCGCAGGAACGCGAGGAAGCGCGGCACGTACATCTTCATGTCCCGATAGAAGGGAATGCCCACGCCACTGGAGCGCAGCGCAAGGTAATCCGGCTGGTCGCGTGAGAGGTCCGCCGCCGTGTAGATGCGGATGCGGATATCCGATGGGCGCCACCGCAGCACGGCCTGGAGTGTCGTCGTGACTCCTGACACCTTGCCGAAGTCGTTGTCGGTGAAGATGGCCACGTGCATGTCAAGCGTCCCCTTTTTTGTCCCGCACCAAATCGAGTAGCATCCTCTCGGTAATGTGAGAATGGTTCGGAAGGTGGCTCACGCCGTCCAGGTAGGGCCGGCGGTCGTTCTGGTCGCTGTTCTTTTGGGCGCCTCGACTCAGCCAGGGATCGCTTTCGCCATCGGGCGTTCGGCGAATACGCCCCACCACGATCGTGGTAGGGACCCCTCGCCGCGGCCTCCCTACGATTCTGCCGGGGATTCCGCCGGGGAGACGAGGGCTGCCGAGGAGGTCGTCGGAAATGACCAGGATCGAGATGGCTTGCCGGACGCGTTCGAAACTGCGCTCCTCGAACGTTTCGCGCCGGATTTCCTGATCAGCGCCCGCGAATGTGATGGCCTGCCAGCCGAGTTTCTCCCAGGCTCGCCGGAGCCGCGTGTCGTCGCACGCAACGGCACGATCTACGGCCAGGTATTCGAGAACCTCGGCCCAGGCTGGCCCGGCGCTCTCGTAGAGATTCACTACTACCATCTGTGGGGCCGAGATTGCGGCCGCATCGCGCATGCGCTCGACGTCGAGCACGTCTCGGTCTTGCTCCGCGCCGAGCATCGACACGCGCCAGTGACGGCGTGGACCGCGTTGTACTGGTATGCCGCCGCCCACGAAGATACGGTCTGTGACGCCAGCCACGGCGCGGGCGCGGACACGGTCGACGCCGTCGATCAGGGGCCCAGGGTATGGATCTCGCGAGGCAAGCACGCCTCGTTCCTCAGCCAGCGGCGATGCGCTTGGGGCTGCGGCGGTGACCGCTGCGACGAGATGATCAGCGTTCCTACGGAAAGGGTGATCAACCTGGGAGAGCCGGGGGCCCCTCTCGGCGCGGCATCGTGGATCGGCTCAACGGCCTGGCCGCTGGCGGTCAAGATGCAGTCCGACTTCTCCAACCGCGTCCTGACGCGGCTTCACAAGGCCAAGGCGGGACAAGTCGTAGCGTTGAACGGCTTGCAACAACCGTGGCAGGCGATGATCCTCTCGGGCGACTCGACGGCTGACGCGGTTGCAGTGAGTAACCGCGAGACGGGGAAGGCCGTCGGGATCGCCGGCATGTCGACTGGTCGTGCGCTGGCCACGAGCGCTGCGAAAGTGGGCGCGTCGCTCGGGCGCAGCGGACGCAGCGTGTGGAGATTCCTGCGGGGGGCCGGGCCGGAGCCCTGACGATTGTCAATGCAAGTGGTGGGCTACGCGAGCCGGCTGTCTTCCTCCTCCGGAAAGTCTTTGAGCTCGGCGCTGTACTCGCGCGCCGCGGTGAGCAGCGCCTGCGAGGCGTGCGAGAGCTCTGCGCCGTCCCGGTAGACGAGCCGCAGCGCTCGTGGGAGCCGGACCTGCGCAACCGGTATTGCCGCCAGTCGTCCAGCGGTGAGCTCTGCAAGCGCGCAACGCCGCGGCAGCAGCGCGACGCCCAGATCCATCTCGACGGCGCGCTTGATTCCATCCAGGCTGGGGAGGGCAATGACGATGTTGAGTGGCTCGTGGCGCTGCTCGAACAGCCGTAGCACGCGCTCGCGCGCCGGCGAGGCTTCGTTGTGCGCAATCACGTCCTGCCGCCCGAACTCTGCCATCGTGACCTGCTTGCGCGATGCCAACGGGTGCTTCGGATGGGCAAGCATCACGAGCTCGTCGTGACCAATGGTGACCGTTCCCAAGCCGCGTTCCGCCGGCGTGAAGCTCAGGACACCAAAGTCCAGGCTGCGTTGGAGGACCTCGACGCCAATCTGCCGTGAGGGCACGCGCCGAATATCGATCTGGACGTGCGGATGGGACTCGCGGAATCGCTCGACGAGCGGCAGTGCAACGTGCACGGCCGCCTCGTTGGCACCGATGAGCACGCGTCCCCGCCTCAAGTCGCGCAGCTCGCG includes these proteins:
- a CDS encoding FtsX-like permease family protein; amino-acid sequence: RAAGFYESIAERLHAVPGVARAALSTHLPLEWINNGERLFVEGVEQGAVRFKRVDPGYFEAFDIPFAAGRGISRRDRGGARRVIVINEALARRLVDVAGMKDAVGQTVNLTCPAYAEEDSIKAPFEIVGVIRSERVDVPWQPDPPVVYVPLAQVPSRGVKLVVRTEPDAASIMPSIREAVGQVDSNLPLGDVATMSQVQARTLSAASRPASVIGAFAFVASLLAALGLYGVLAHAVTLQRGEIGIRMALGAQPRNVLSQVLRSAGSMVAAGLVLGLIGAFALTRVLESLLFQVSPVDPLALAMACVSMIAVGLLAAFVPACRAAGVDPVTVLREQG
- the leuC gene encoding 3-isopropylmalate dehydratase large subunit, coding for MGKTLLEKVWDAHTVRTLPTGQTQLFIGLHLVHEVTTPQAFAELRARGWKVRFPERTFATVDHIVPTRDLERPFADEMAEAMLSALEVNCRDFGVPLYGLGDSHQGIVHVIGPELGLTQPGMTIACGDSHTSTHGAFGAVAFGIGTSQVRDVLASQCLALEPLKVRRINVNGVLRRGVYAKDVILEIIRRLGVKGGVGYAYEHAGSTITRMSMDERMTICNMSIEGGARVGYVNPDDTTFAFMEGRPFTPVGEGFDRARQWWRSIASDPDASFDDEVEIDAGRLAPVVTWGLNPGQSVHVDERIPGANSYQPNERSTVSEALSFMGFTGGQAITGTKIDVAFLGSCTNSRLSDLREAARLVAGQKVAPHVKALVVPGSQGVRAAAEQEGLHEVFRHAGFEWRGAGCSMCLGMNPDKLTGREICASSSNRNFKGRMGSPTGRTLLMSPAMVAAAAIAGEVVDVRTMLDAPRRPT
- the leuD gene encoding 3-isopropylmalate dehydratase small subunit, yielding MSSPSPRIQRLTGTMLPLRGHDIDTDRIIPARFLRAITFEGLDQHVFEDDRASTDPSRPHPFDNPAYRGASILVVNRNFGCGSSREHAPQALRGWGIRAVIGESFSEIFFGNSVLLGIPCLTVSAEDASWLMDLAESSSSMAVDVDLEALALTAGDRVVALGMSRAAQEALVSGAWDATNLLLENPEQVKATAARLPYVSGF
- a CDS encoding ribbon-helix-helix protein, CopG family — translated: MKVKTSVTLSADLLEAIDREAGKQQSRSEFIESALRTFLGQVRRQARDARELELLNRHADRLNAEAEDVLEYQVIP
- a CDS encoding type II toxin-antitoxin system PemK/MazF family toxin; amino-acid sequence: MKRGELYRVPHPTAAEPKRFRVFVVVSRQTLVDSRLSTVICAPIYSRHDGLSTQVAVGVDEGLKHESSVHCDELVSLPKARLTRFVGRLSPQTLQEVARALQIALDIED
- a CDS encoding DUF411 domain-containing protein, whose protein sequence is MLLVSPARIFTRVLLLVSITAVAAMAQKAEKPVPVTVYKTATCGCCAKWNDHLSANGFDVTSKDVEYDALETIKDQHSVPDSMRSCHTAIVGDYVVEGHVPADVVRKLLQERPKVPGIAVPGMPMGSPGMEGFRKDAYDVLTFDAQGKTSVFASR
- a CDS encoding glycosyltransferase; the protein is MHVAIFTDNDFGKVSGVTTTLQAVLRWRPSDIRIRIYTAADLSRDQPDYLALRSSGVGIPFYRDMKMYVPRFLAFLRHAQMDDLDLVHYTTPGPVGLAAMFVKWRLGIPMIGSFHTQLSEYTALLSGSPRLGSLMREYQRWPYGKCERILVPSEATRALLVAAKLRPEKIRIWTRGVDTERFRPAARSAAMREAWGVTDDRPVLLYVGRLSAEKGLGQVSSLMQALRATGIDYRFVFVGDGPMRRALETACPDAVFTGALSHEDVAVAMASADLFVFPSRTDTLGNVVLEAQASGLPVLVSDEGGPRENMVAGETGFVCAAERATDLISRAVLLARERDQRIAMGRAARAYTLGRSWPRALAPLYQTYRDVTAARLTIPAVSATRAMRAQKG
- a CDS encoding LysR family transcriptional regulator, whose translation is MDLAELQVFLTVASERSFSRAAARLHRTQPAVSQAIRRLEDHLGERLFDRSAKDGKLTDAGRVLLDYAERLMRLAEEADSAVRELRDLRRGRVLIGANEAAVHVALPLVERFRESHPHVQIDIRRVPSRQIGVEVLQRSLDFGVLSFTPAERGLGTVTIGHDELVMLAHPKHPLASRKQVTMAEFGRQDVIAHNEASPARERVLRLFEQRHEPLNIVIALPSLDGIKRAVEMDLGVALLPRRCALAELTAGRLAAIPVAQVRLPRALRLVYRDGAELSHASQALLTAAREYSAELKDFPEEEDSRLA